From Mya arenaria isolate MELC-2E11 chromosome 1, ASM2691426v1, a single genomic window includes:
- the LOC128208350 gene encoding uncharacterized protein LOC128208350, with product MSCFNCCVELTECEDSTKYKRPNQLSNNLQNRKWSPESGKPNISIMQALEDICDGEVSLAKLKIHSSRVVCHECQVYLRQAINKKCEVDRSMKQVISITDKVSNEQRSQYYTSEVFTDKPGQCWSCFCQFKEGDNKKKRMNMSTELVDGLNVMEGIESLLGEKADSLFGLYPRAVYICKDCFNLLRHVIKSQCVFESYLTTFNSQTNENSTFSKLCRGEILDTNDDSVVIEDSALLIAEKIDEQAPENDDSQTTDKGGVDEVEIENDGSQEDLLRQDCHTQDIYVSDRLDDHSKNTTEVEGHEGDQSVEYHVHGDSETTDVIHMARAILTSKSSSGETHSGEQKVLENERHSSVSLDAVQMNVVDYQPDSHHSSILKNPSDIECIQTMEYLNKIEEQQSNDSEVDQIVSNSGDFKRTGNRKVRIVVDFQKKQIGTVQSEDDNMPANKRQKMDSNLMERDPDNDWVLYRDPGDFKSVIIQMIFAEAGVAYQEMALEAYSAVIGTPEEFPNPSCSVLRRGTLKLSATPVICKYLAQQFDLYPANVHAQLQAEQICSNCHDFITEAELHQHLPSNNLQQESLSLFQTVRLPPWLKYFEHLVSAGNSVCRYLFDDKLSYADLVLYHAIRYAERFPAVNNTAGCVQKLRLFKREIDSRPCAATFPHT from the exons ATGTCCTGCTTCAACTGCTGTGTGGAGTTGACTGAGTGTGAAGACTCTACCAAATACAAGCGCCCAAATCAGTTGTCCAATAACTTACAGAACAGAAAATGGAGCCCAGAATCTGGGAAACCAAACATCTCCATAATGCAG GCCCTAGAGGATATTTGTGATGGAGAGGTTTCACTCGCAAAACTGAAGATCCATTCTTCCAGGGTTGTATGTCATG AATGTCAGGTGTACCTGCGTCAGGCAATCAACAAGAAGTGTGAGGTGGACAGATCAATGAAGCAGGTGATCAGCATAACAGACAAGGTGTCTAATGAACAGAGGTCGCAATATTACACaa GTGAAGTCTTCACAGACAAGCCTGGACAATGCTGGTCGTGTTTTTGTCAGTTCAAGGAAGGTGACAATAAGAAAAAGCGAATGAACATGAGTACCGAGCTTGTTGATGGTCTGAATGTCATGGAGGGGATTGAATCATTGCTAGGAGAGAAGGCTGACTCGCTTTTTGGCCTCTA CCCCAGGGCAGTGTACATCTGTAAGGATTGTTTCAATCTTCTTCGGCATGTCATTAAGTCACAATGTGTGTTTGAAAGCTACCTGACAACCTTTAACAGCCAGACAAATGAAAACAGCACCTTTTCCAAGCTCTGTAGAGGTGAGATTTTGGACACCAATGACGAcagtgttgtcattgaagaCTCGGCGTTACTTATTGCTGAAAAGATCGATGAGCAAGCTCCTGAAAATGATGACTCTCAGACTACTGATAAGGGTGGAGTAGATGAAGTGGAAATAGAAAATGATGGTTCACAGGAAGATCTGTTGAGGCAAGATTGTCATACTCAAGATATTTATGTATCAGACAGATTAGATGACCATTCAAAGAATACAACCGAGGTTGAAGGTCATGAAGGTGATCAGAGTGTTGAATATCATGTTCATGGTGACAGCGAAACAACTGATGTTATACACATGGCTAGAGCCATTCTGACATCCAAATCATCATCTGGTGAAACTCATAGTGGTGAACAAAAGGTTCTTGAAAATGAAAGGCATTCTTCTGTAAGTCTTGATGCTGTTCAAATGAATGTAGTTGACTACCAACCTGATTCCCATCATAGTTCAATATTAAAGAATCCTAGTGACATTGAATGCATTCAAACAATGGAATATCTGAATAAAATTGAGGAACAGCAATCGAATGACAGTGAGGTAGATCAAATTGTTTCAAATTCAGGGGATTTTAAAAGGACTGGTAATAGAAAGGTCAGAATAGTAGTTGATTTTCAGAAGAAACAGATTGGCACAGTCCAGTCTGAAGATGACAACATGCCTGCTAATAAAAGACAGAAAATGGATTCAAACCTTATGGAAAG AGACCCTGATAATGACTGGGTGCTGTACCGAGATCCAGGAGACTTCAAGTCTGTCATTATACAGATGATATTTGCAGAGGCTGGTGTAGCTTACCAGGAAATGGCTTTGGAGGCTTACAGCGCTGTTATTGGAACACCAGAGGAGTTTCCAAACCCATCATGTTCTGTGTTAAGGAGAG GAACCTTGAAGTTATCAGCCACCCCAGTGATCTGCAAGTACCTCGCTCAGCAGTTTGATCTCTACCCTGCAAACGTTCACGCTCAACTACAGGCAGAGCAGATATGCAGCAACTGCCATGACTTCATAACTGAAG CTGAACTTCACCAACATCTACCAAGCAACAACCTTCAACAAGAGTCCTTGAGCCTGTTTCAGACTGTTAGACTTCCCCCTTGGCTGAAATATTTCGAGCACCTTGTTTCCGCGGGCAACAGTGTATGCAG GTATTTATTTGATGACAAGCTGAGCTATGCGGACCTCGTGCTTTACCATGCTATTAGATATGCAGAGAGATTTCCAGCGGTGAACAACACAGCAGGATGTGTACAGAAGCTGAGACTTTTTAAAAGAGAAATTGATTCGAGACCTTGTGCAGCCACTTTTCCTCATACTTGA